The genomic interval GCGCCCCGGCGCAAGGCCCGAGAAGGGTATAGTGGCCGCATCGAGATTAATGATGTTCTCGTACAACTGGAAGTATTTTGCCTTCCCGTTGCTCAGGTACGGGGTCTTCTTGGTCGCGAGCTTGTTGCCGCTCACGATGTAGTACATCTTGCCCCCGGCATTGACGGCGATGTAGGGGAGGCACGGGACTCCCGCATAGGAGGTTCCATTGACCGTAACATCTATGAAGATGCTGAGGATGCCCGTTGGCGGCTGCACAGGATGCCCGAGCCTGATGTTGAACGGCACAAAGACGATGGGTGTGGCCGTGGGCGTTGATGTGGGTGCAGAAGGCGTCTCTGTCGGCGGCTCCGGCGTGTCCGTGGGCGTAGATGTCGGCGGCACCGGTGTATCAGTCGGTGTGCTTGTCGGCGGAATGGGCGTCTCTGTCGGCGGGATGGGTGTCTCCGTCGGTGGGATGGGTGTTTCTGTCGGCGGGATGGGCGTCTCGGTCGGTGTTATCGTGGGTGTAGGTGTTATCGTGGGAGTTGCAGTCGGTTCCTGTTCAAGGGAGTATATATTTTTATCACCATAGCCGGACCCGACATAAAGCCTGCCGTCACTCCCAAGCGCAGGAGAGGAATACACCTCGTACGCCGTGAGATAACTCCACGCCAGCCCGCCCGCTGAGTTCAGGCAGTATATATTTTTATCGCCATAGGCGGACCCGACATAAAGCCTCCCGTCACTCCCAAGCGCAGGAGATGAACCCACCTCGGCCGCCGCGCGATAACTCCACGCCAGAGACGGCACGGATGGGCCGGTGTAATCGCTCAGACCCGTGTGCCTTTCGTTGTAATGAAACATCGGCCAGGGGGAGCCCGGCTGGAGCTGCCCGCAGGCAGTGTAATTCACAAGAAGCGCCATGGCTGCAACGAGTGTAATAAATAAAACTTTTTCATAGCTCACCTCCCGACTGGGATGATGGTGGATTAAGCGAAGAAACGGAAAAACGAAGAAACCTTTTGAGAGCTTCATGCGACCCTCTTATGAATGAAGGATAGCATGTTCTCTGATAGGTCAACAGAAAATTCTCGAAAAATGCCGCTGTTTTCTTCGCTCTCTTTCAGCTCTCCGATTGTAATGTTCGGCCATGGTATCCTATCTCCTCCCGATGTTTCTTTACTTCTATATCCAATATCTGCGCCTTATTATCCAGCCTCTTCACCGCTTCAAATGTAAAATGGCGCTCCTGATCTAAACGCTTCAGGATAACCATTGTCTTATCCTGGCCTCCGAGGACGTCGTTGAACCTGTCATCCAACTCTTTTTTCGTCGCCAATTTCTTAAAAGCTTCCGTATGCTTTGAAACTTCTGTCGCAATCCTCTCAACGGCCTTTCCAACTGATTCAATTTCCATAGGTTACCTCTTTATTGTCACAACGAATTTGTGTTATTAGGTCACTCAAGCGCCACGTTACATATAGCACATCAGGAAGAAGCGTAACCTAACAAAATGCACTATCAGGATTATCTAAATATCGCCGTAACCCCTCACCCACGACATCCCAGACGTTTTATGCAATATTCTACCGCGCGAGCAACTGGCGCGTTATTCGCCCCAAGGACAAATAAGGATCTAACCGCTTGTGGGCATTGCCGTTACATACAACGTCTGCGGGGCGTGC from Candidatus Auribacterota bacterium carries:
- a CDS encoding PQQ-binding-like beta-propeller repeat protein, giving the protein MKLSKGFFVFPFLRLIHHHPSREVSYEKVLFITLVAAMALLVNYTACGQLQPGSPWPMFHYNERHTGLSDYTGPSVPSLAWSYRAAAEVGSSPALGSDGRLYVGSAYGDKNIYCLNSAGGLAWSYLTAYEVYSSPALGSDGRLYVGSGYGDKNIYSLEQEPTATPTITPTPTITPTETPIPPTETPIPPTETPIPPTETPIPPTSTPTDTPVPPTSTPTDTPEPPTETPSAPTSTPTATPIVFVPFNIRLGHPVQPPTGILSIFIDVTVNGTSYAGVPCLPYIAVNAGGKMYYIVSGNKLATKKTPYLSNGKAKYFQLYENIINLDAATIPFSGLAPGR